The Melanotaenia boesemani isolate fMelBoe1 chromosome 17, fMelBoe1.pri, whole genome shotgun sequence genome segment gaactCGAACTAATTTGTGTCATTTCTTTGTCACAGTTAAAATGCACATGAAGTCAGTCTTGTATGGCCGTCATGCACAGTTgctacttcatatttatatagtattatatatatatagttatatggAATATTCTGCTCAGCAGCAACGGTTTGAAGATGAAatctgtttgcagatgacaACCAGCCCTACCTGTCCATACCCTGCAGTGAAGCTAAGATCACCAGTGCTGTGTGGGGACCTCTGGGAGAGTTTGTTAACGCTGGCCATGAAAACGGAGAAATCAACCAGTTTAGTGCCAAGGTTTGACACATCCAGGGAACACAACTTGCTTCAACTGTGGAGTTTCTAAGTCATAActgttatttatcatttttgccAGTCTGGAGAAGTCCTGAAGAAGGCCAAGGAGCACACCAAGCAGATCAATGACATCCAGACATCAGTGGATCTGACCATGTTCATCACCGCCTCCAAGGATAACGCAGCCAAAGTAAGCGTTCCTTTAAAAGCACCTCGGTCTCTTACTGAAACACTGAGATACAGTTTACTGAGGCTTTTTGTCTCACTCGTGTGCCCGTAGTTGTTTGACTCCACGTCTCTGGATCACATCAAGACTTTCAAGACAGAGAGACCGGTCAACTCTGCTGCCATCTCCCCCATAATGGATCATGTAAGAGATGAGACGTGTCCTGTTAGAACACACGCTGATGTGATCCTGTCCTCACTGTCATGTCTCTGACCTGTTATGATTACTCAGGTGGTGATGGGAGGTGGACAGGAAGCCATGGAGGTCACAACTACCTCTACTAGGATTGGCAAGTTTGAGGCcaggtgatttttttattttttgttctagAAGTGAGTTGAGCTCAATGCAAACCCGATGCTGTGGTGGTAACCCACTTCCCCTGCTGTTCTCAGGTTCTTCCACGCAGCCTACGAGGAAGAGTTTGGTAGAGTCAAAGGTCACTTTGGCCCAATTAACTGTGTGGCCTTCCATCCTGATGGCAAAAGGTACAAAATTCACTTCCTATGAATGTGTTAGCTTTGTTGAATGTTTCATGTGAATCATCAGATAACACTTTCCTCCTCCTGGTGATGTCTACAGCTACAGCAGCGGAGGAGAGGACGGCTATGTAAGGATTCATTACTTTGACCCACAGTACTTCGACTTCGAACTGGAGGCATAAACAAGCAGCTCGGTCCAACAGCTCCAACTAACACCAGCGTGCATTCAGTCGACATCCTCCCTGTGACTGATCTGAAGTGAAAAGCTTGCCATTTTGTTACCTGTAGCTGCGTTTTAACCAGAATACTTCAGATTACTTTGAAAGGAAAGTGGTTGTTGGAGAATGCATATTAGTGAGGAGTTTAGGTTTTTGTAACGTAACTCTGGAGCTCCTGGTGGAATCGGGAGAATTTGCATTTCTGTTGTTATACTATGGAAGTGCAAAGTGGACTTTAATCCACATTCCTGAATCCTGAAGTATTTAAATTTGACAAATGAGCTTTTGATGCATTTTATGTTGCAAAGTCATTCCTCCACAAATAAACTTATCCAAGTTGTTTC includes the following:
- the eif3i gene encoding eukaryotic translation initiation factor 3 subunit I; the protein is MKPILLQGHERSITQIKYNREGDLLFSVAKDTVTNVWYSVNGERLGTYNGHTGAVWCVDCDWDTKNVLTGSADNSCRLWDCETGKQLALLNTNSAVRTCGFDFSGNIIMFSTDKQMGYQCYLNFFDLRDQQQIDDNQPYLSIPCSEAKITSAVWGPLGEFVNAGHENGEINQFSAKSGEVLKKAKEHTKQINDIQTSVDLTMFITASKDNAAKLFDSTSLDHIKTFKTERPVNSAAISPIMDHVVMGGGQEAMEVTTTSTRIGKFEARFFHAAYEEEFGRVKGHFGPINCVAFHPDGKSYSSGGEDGYVRIHYFDPQYFDFELEA